A part of Caldicellulosiruptor owensensis OL genomic DNA contains:
- the hisD gene encoding histidinol dehydrogenase: protein MRILNSKQQVENYIEMAQIRKWENEEEIEQKVRRIISDVKDKKDEALLYYTRLFDCEGICLDELQVSQEEIERAYFECEREDKDFIDALNTAYKNIYEYHMRQKEESWFYIKNGSLLGQIIKPLEKVGIYVPGGKGAYPSTVLMNSVPAKVAGVEKIIMVSPPDKNKSISKYTLAAAKICGVDKIYRVGGAQAVAALAFGTQIIPKVDKIVGPGNIYVATAKKLLFGYVDIDSVAGPSEVMVIADESANPKYIAADLLSQAEHDPMARCILVTTSLQVAQEVSENVEKMLAIFENSVALEAIEKNGVIIVVDDLFEAAEIANIIAPEHLEICCNDTEEVLLKIKNAGAIFIGEYSPEPIGDYIAGPNHVLPTSGTASFFSPLGVYDFVKRMSLIKYSKEQFFSDAQHAINIAQKEGFLFHANSLKVRLEDV from the coding sequence GTGAGAATATTGAATAGCAAACAACAGGTTGAAAACTACATAGAAATGGCTCAGATAAGAAAATGGGAAAACGAGGAAGAAATTGAACAAAAGGTTCGCAGAATAATCTCTGATGTAAAAGATAAAAAAGATGAAGCATTGCTTTACTACACCCGGCTTTTTGATTGTGAGGGTATTTGCTTGGATGAGCTGCAAGTAAGCCAAGAAGAAATTGAAAGAGCATATTTTGAATGTGAAAGAGAAGATAAGGATTTCATAGATGCTTTGAACACTGCCTATAAGAATATCTATGAGTATCACATGAGACAAAAAGAGGAAAGCTGGTTTTATATAAAAAATGGATCGTTGCTTGGTCAGATCATAAAGCCTCTTGAAAAAGTAGGGATTTATGTTCCGGGAGGGAAAGGTGCGTACCCTTCAACTGTTTTGATGAATTCAGTTCCTGCAAAGGTTGCAGGCGTGGAGAAAATAATAATGGTAAGTCCACCTGACAAGAACAAGAGTATCAGCAAATACACTTTGGCAGCAGCAAAAATTTGTGGTGTTGATAAGATTTATAGAGTGGGAGGAGCTCAAGCAGTTGCGGCACTTGCGTTTGGGACACAGATTATACCCAAGGTAGATAAGATTGTGGGACCAGGAAATATCTATGTAGCAACTGCTAAAAAGTTGTTGTTTGGATATGTAGATATTGACTCAGTAGCAGGACCAAGTGAAGTCATGGTTATTGCAGACGAGTCTGCAAATCCGAAATACATTGCTGCAGATTTGCTGTCCCAGGCGGAACATGATCCAATGGCAAGGTGTATTTTAGTGACAACATCTTTGCAGGTGGCTCAAGAGGTTTCTGAGAATGTTGAGAAGATGCTTGCAATCTTTGAAAACTCAGTTGCTTTGGAAGCTATAGAAAAAAACGGTGTGATAATAGTTGTTGACGATCTTTTTGAGGCTGCTGAGATTGCGAATATAATTGCACCTGAACACTTAGAGATTTGTTGCAATGATACAGAGGAAGTTTTGCTTAAAATTAAAAACGCTGGTGCAATTTTTATAGGTGAATATTCCCCTGAGCCTATTGGCGATTATATCGCAGGACCAAATCATGTGCTGCCAACGTCTGGCACAGCAAGTTTCTTCTCTCCCCTTGGGGTTTATGATTTTGTCAAAAGGATGAGTTTAATAAAATATTCAAAAGAACAGTTTTTTTCAGATGCTCAACATGCAATAAACATAGCGCAAAAAGAAGGTTTCCTCTTTCATGCAAATTCGTTGAAGGTGAGGTTGGAAGATGTTTAA
- a CDS encoding QueT transporter family protein, whose translation MGRQGKGNKVNKKIEIDNKVIARAALIAALYFVLTAFLPAMSYGPLQIRTSEALTLLPALMPVSATLGLFAGCLIANLYGMTMSITGMYDVVFGSLATLVAALLTTRIKKKPFLPLPTIIVNAVVVSAYIWQYFIGSLKIEWLKNLSPVIRYLITVVSIGMGEAIATYFLGLPLFLALEKQLKDKKLL comes from the coding sequence ATGGGAAGGCAGGGAAAAGGAAACAAAGTGAATAAGAAAATTGAGATTGACAATAAAGTAATTGCACGGGCTGCTCTGATTGCAGCGCTATATTTTGTTTTAACTGCATTTTTACCGGCTATGTCGTATGGACCACTGCAGATAAGAACATCAGAGGCTCTTACTCTTCTCCCTGCCCTGATGCCAGTTTCGGCTACGTTGGGTTTATTTGCTGGATGTTTGATAGCAAACTTATATGGTATGACAATGAGCATAACAGGAATGTATGATGTGGTTTTTGGTTCCCTTGCAACACTGGTAGCAGCGCTACTTACAACAAGGATAAAGAAAAAACCTTTTTTACCTCTGCCAACTATTATAGTAAATGCTGTGGTTGTATCAGCTTATATATGGCAGTATTTTATAGGCAGCTTGAAAATTGAATGGTTGAAAAATCTAAGTCCAGTTATCAGGTATCTTATTACAGTAGTGTCTATTGGAATGGGAGAAGCAATTGCAACATACTTCTTAGGTCTGCCTTTATTTTTAGCACTTGAAAAACAGCTAAAAGACAAAAAACTTTTATAA
- the hisA gene encoding 1-(5-phosphoribosyl)-5-[(5-phosphoribosylamino)methylideneamino]imidazole-4-carboxamide isomerase: MIVIPAIDLINGKCVRLTQGDYNQVQLFNSDPIEQAKFFEKSGAKYIHVVDLDGAKVGRPVNFEVIRNIKRATCLTVECGGGIRDKATVELYISSGVDYIILGSVIFKNPDFVNEVINLFGKERFIASLDFKDGFVKLSGWQEATTITIEEGITTITNLGFERLIYTDITTDGMLKGHNFEAAKYIRKLFDGFLTASGGISSREDIIRLKSIGIDAAIVGKALYTGQLKLEEIINIL, from the coding sequence ATGATTGTTATACCTGCAATAGACCTTATAAATGGAAAGTGTGTAAGACTTACTCAGGGAGATTATAACCAGGTTCAACTGTTCAATTCAGATCCAATTGAGCAGGCAAAATTTTTTGAAAAAAGTGGTGCTAAATACATCCATGTTGTTGATTTGGATGGGGCAAAAGTTGGAAGGCCAGTGAATTTTGAAGTTATAAGAAACATAAAAAGAGCTACTTGCTTGACGGTTGAATGCGGTGGTGGCATTAGAGACAAGGCTACAGTTGAGCTTTATATATCTTCAGGAGTTGACTATATCATTTTGGGTTCTGTAATCTTTAAAAATCCTGATTTTGTAAATGAAGTTATAAATCTATTTGGTAAAGAAAGATTTATTGCTTCTCTTGATTTTAAAGATGGTTTTGTAAAACTTTCTGGATGGCAGGAAGCAACAACAATTACCATTGAAGAAGGGATTACAACAATAACAAATTTAGGATTCGAAAGGCTTATTTACACAGATATAACTACTGATGGAATGCTAAAAGGGCATAACTTCGAAGCTGCAAAATATATTCGGAAACTTTTTGATGGTTTTTTGACAGCATCAGGTGGGATTTCATCGAGAGAGGATATTATAAGACTTAAAAGTATAGGGATTGATGCGGCAATTGTAGGAAAGGCTCTTTATACAGGTCAGCTCAAGTTAGAGGAGATAATTAATATACTATAA
- a CDS encoding ATP phosphoribosyltransferase regulatory subunit produces the protein MSKKFVDYYPPTSEMLEEIREKTLSLFKKFGYKIVEPSTFEDYEKSKSLNGSNTIKFMDSDGAVVALRNEFTPKVAEIAAKLQTNVYPLKYCYFGRAYQFIQQEAGDLREFFQAGIENFHISDSFYIDLEVLVLAVESLLELGVNGFTIDVGEVNFFKGIAKDCEIDEASSEVLCRLVDKKDYIGIENFLIRKGISQKVIDVFRCLTRLYGREDKIKEAKKFANNEISKLAIERLSEIYNNIVKLGYQRYITIDFGMVKHLNYYTGIIFSGYLPQLGYPVLNGGRYDNLCEVFGKKLNAIGFAIGADRILEWKLKNAQRRERQYDSLVLYKEGHFETALKLLLNTDNEKQKIYFYTVPAKIEEAFLISKAMKVEKFMYVDEEGIKTYVLEDLE, from the coding sequence ATGAGCAAGAAATTTGTGGATTACTATCCCCCAACATCTGAGATGTTAGAAGAGATAAGAGAAAAGACCCTTTCTCTATTTAAAAAGTTTGGGTACAAAATAGTGGAACCATCGACTTTTGAGGATTATGAGAAGTCAAAAAGTTTAAATGGGAGCAACACCATAAAATTTATGGACAGTGACGGAGCAGTAGTTGCTTTGAGAAATGAATTTACTCCAAAGGTTGCAGAGATTGCCGCTAAGCTTCAAACAAATGTTTATCCGCTCAAATATTGTTACTTTGGTAGAGCATATCAATTCATTCAGCAAGAAGCTGGAGATTTAAGAGAGTTTTTTCAAGCAGGGATAGAAAATTTTCACATATCTGATAGTTTTTATATAGACTTAGAGGTATTAGTACTTGCGGTAGAAAGTCTGCTTGAACTCGGTGTGAATGGTTTCACAATAGATGTGGGTGAAGTAAATTTTTTCAAAGGAATTGCTAAAGACTGTGAAATTGATGAGGCTTCATCAGAAGTGCTCTGTAGGCTTGTTGACAAGAAGGACTATATAGGGATTGAAAACTTTTTGATTCGAAAAGGTATTTCCCAAAAGGTGATAGATGTTTTTAGGTGCCTCACAAGACTTTATGGTAGAGAAGATAAGATAAAAGAGGCTAAAAAGTTTGCAAACAACGAGATATCTAAATTGGCGATCGAGAGACTGAGCGAGATATATAACAACATAGTGAAACTGGGTTATCAAAGGTATATTACTATTGACTTTGGGATGGTTAAACATCTGAACTATTATACTGGCATCATATTTTCTGGGTATCTGCCACAGCTTGGTTATCCTGTCCTAAATGGTGGAAGGTATGATAATTTGTGTGAAGTATTTGGTAAAAAACTGAATGCCATTGGATTTGCAATTGGTGCAGATAGAATTTTGGAGTGGAAACTAAAAAATGCTCAAAGAAGGGAAAGACAATACGACAGCCTTGTTTTATATAAGGAAGGGCACTTTGAAACGGCACTAAAACTGCTTCTTAATACAGACAATGAAAAACAGAAGATTTACTTTTATACAGTACCTGCAAAAATAGAAGAAGCCTTTCTTATTAGCAAAGCTATGAAAGTTGAAAAATTCATGTATGTAGATGAAGAAGGCATAAAAACATATGTTTTGGAGGATTTAGAATGA
- a CDS encoding DUF47 domain-containing protein, giving the protein MWSIIPKENQFFVLLEDAVENAYQSAVMLNQLLNNLSNMQELISKLEKAENKGDDITHQVIELLNKTFITPLDREDLFAIIKEIDNIVDSLETVAHRFEIYNVNTVRPEAKILSEMIINCTKELKGVVENLKDLKNTRLVKEKIIEVNRIEDEGDIVYRNAIKKLFAENKDKPIEVIIWKEIFGFLEDTLDACEDVANVIEGVVTKNA; this is encoded by the coding sequence ATGTGGAGTATAATTCCAAAAGAAAATCAGTTTTTCGTTTTACTAGAAGATGCTGTTGAAAATGCTTATCAATCAGCGGTGATGCTAAATCAACTCCTCAATAACCTCTCAAATATGCAAGAGCTAATCTCAAAGCTTGAAAAAGCTGAAAACAAAGGGGATGATATTACCCACCAAGTGATCGAACTTCTCAACAAAACTTTTATCACACCTCTTGACAGAGAAGATTTGTTTGCAATAATCAAAGAGATTGACAACATTGTCGATTCACTCGAAACAGTTGCACACAGATTTGAAATCTATAATGTAAACACCGTCAGACCTGAAGCAAAAATATTATCGGAGATGATCATAAACTGCACAAAAGAGTTAAAAGGAGTTGTGGAAAACTTAAAAGATTTAAAAAATACTAGACTCGTAAAGGAAAAAATAATAGAAGTCAATAGAATTGAAGATGAGGGCGATATTGTGTACAGAAACGCAATCAAAAAACTATTTGCCGAAAATAAAGACAAACCTATTGAAGTAATTATTTGGAAAGAAATTTTTGGTTTCCTGGAAGACACGCTTGATGCGTGTGAAGATGTAGCAAATGTGATAGAAGGAGTTGTGACAAAAAATGCATAA
- a CDS encoding inorganic phosphate transporter: MHNISLNLLLIIILALTFDFINGFHDTANAIATSVSTRVLTPRTAIFMSAVFNFFGAMINTEVAKTIGHGIVSPRFVTQNLVLAAVIAAIVWDLITWWWGIPSSSSHAIIGGLVGAAIATTKSLVDINWIGFVKKIVIPLIVSPILGFVFGYLFMMILYILFAKAHPTIVNRYFSKLQIVSAMWMAYSHGSNDAQKSMGIITMALVGSGILNEFVVPSWVKFACALAMALGTSAGGWRIIKTMGIKIIKLAPINGFAAETGAALTIQFATHIGAPVSTTHVISSSIMGVGACKKFSAVRWGIARNIVIAWVLTIPMCAILGAIISILINGIA; the protein is encoded by the coding sequence ATGCATAACATATCACTGAACCTGCTTTTAATAATCATTTTAGCGCTGACTTTTGACTTTATAAATGGGTTTCATGATACAGCAAACGCAATTGCAACTTCAGTTTCAACAAGAGTTTTAACACCCCGTACTGCCATATTTATGTCAGCAGTTTTTAACTTCTTTGGTGCAATGATAAACACAGAGGTTGCTAAAACTATTGGCCATGGAATTGTTTCTCCGAGATTTGTTACACAAAATCTTGTACTTGCAGCTGTGATTGCAGCAATTGTTTGGGACCTGATTACGTGGTGGTGGGGAATACCTTCTTCTTCATCACATGCAATAATTGGTGGTCTTGTAGGCGCTGCAATTGCCACAACAAAGTCACTTGTTGATATTAATTGGATAGGGTTTGTTAAAAAGATTGTTATTCCTTTGATTGTTTCTCCCATTTTGGGTTTTGTATTTGGATATTTATTTATGATGATTCTTTACATATTGTTCGCTAAAGCACATCCAACAATTGTAAATAGATACTTTTCAAAATTACAAATTGTCTCCGCAATGTGGATGGCATACAGTCATGGCTCAAATGATGCTCAAAAATCCATGGGAATAATAACCATGGCACTGGTAGGAAGTGGAATTTTAAATGAGTTTGTTGTACCAAGCTGGGTCAAATTTGCCTGTGCTCTTGCCATGGCTTTAGGTACATCAGCAGGTGGCTGGCGAATAATTAAAACAATGGGAATAAAGATAATAAAACTTGCACCAATAAACGGCTTTGCAGCAGAGACTGGTGCAGCCCTAACAATTCAGTTTGCAACTCATATTGGTGCACCAGTTTCCACCACCCACGTTATTTCGTCTTCTATTATGGGGGTAGGTGCATGTAAAAAGTTTTCAGCTGTTAGATGGGGGATTGCAAGAAATATTGTTATTGCATGGGTTTTGACAATCCCAATGTGTGCTATTTTAGGAGCTATCATTTCTATCTTAATTAATGGGATAGCATAG
- the phoU gene encoding phosphate signaling complex protein PhoU — protein sequence MTRPTFENELKEIHLDILKMGAMAEEAIDKAILALKTKDIELAQRIIDNDDKIDELTEEIEKKCAIVIATQQPLASDLRLIITAMRIATDIERIADHAEDISQITLKLAKEDYVKPLIDIPKMAEITRSMLKDALDSYVNSDIELAKSVVKRDDLVDTMYQNLIDELEQIMKENLAAVSQCIQFLLVIKYLERIADHSTNIAEWVVYKITGMHKHEWEGREKETK from the coding sequence ATGACAAGACCGACATTTGAAAATGAGCTTAAAGAAATCCATCTTGATATTCTCAAGATGGGAGCTATGGCCGAAGAGGCTATTGACAAAGCAATTTTGGCACTTAAGACAAAAGATATTGAACTTGCGCAAAGGATAATAGACAATGATGATAAGATTGATGAGCTTACAGAAGAGATAGAGAAAAAATGTGCTATCGTAATTGCTACCCAGCAGCCGCTTGCAAGTGATTTAAGACTTATTATAACTGCAATGAGAATTGCAACAGATATTGAGAGGATTGCTGACCATGCAGAGGATATTTCTCAGATAACACTCAAGCTTGCAAAAGAGGATTATGTAAAACCTTTAATTGACATTCCTAAAATGGCTGAAATCACTCGTTCGATGTTGAAAGATGCGTTAGACTCGTATGTAAATTCTGATATAGAACTTGCAAAATCTGTTGTCAAGCGTGATGATTTGGTTGACACAATGTATCAAAACCTTATTGATGAACTTGAGCAAATAATGAAAGAAAATTTGGCAGCAGTTTCTCAGTGCATCCAGTTCTTGTTGGTTATTAAATACTTAGAGAGAATTGCGGACCATTCTACCAACATAGCCGAATGGGTTGTGTATAAGATAACAGGTATGCACAAGCATGAATGGGAAGGCAGGGAAAAGGAAACAAAGTGA
- the hisB gene encoding imidazoleglycerol-phosphate dehydratase HisB has product MGQRVAEVQRKTKETDIKLILNIDGNGDYKISTGIGFFDHMLQLFSHHGKFDIHLEAKGDIYIDDHHTIEDVGIVLGQAFLKALSDKRGIKRYAHVILPMDEALVMVAVDISGRPYLAFDVDFKLPKLGDMTSQMVVEFFKAFVWSSKTTVHIKKLSGENDHHICEAIFKAVGRTLKEACTIIDDRIPSSKGVL; this is encoded by the coding sequence ATGGGTCAAAGAGTTGCTGAAGTTCAGAGAAAGACAAAAGAGACAGATATTAAGCTAATTCTCAATATTGATGGAAATGGTGATTATAAAATCTCAACAGGCATAGGTTTTTTTGACCACATGCTTCAGCTATTTTCTCATCACGGGAAATTTGACATTCACCTTGAAGCGAAGGGTGATATATACATTGACGACCATCACACCATAGAAGATGTTGGAATAGTTTTGGGTCAGGCTTTTTTAAAGGCTTTGTCAGATAAAAGAGGTATAAAAAGATATGCACATGTTATTCTTCCCATGGATGAAGCACTTGTAATGGTGGCAGTGGATATCTCAGGAAGGCCTTATTTGGCGTTTGATGTTGATTTTAAGCTACCGAAACTTGGGGATATGACTTCTCAGATGGTTGTAGAGTTTTTCAAAGCTTTTGTTTGGTCTTCTAAAACCACAGTTCATATAAAGAAACTGAGTGGTGAGAATGACCATCACATTTGCGAAGCCATTTTTAAAGCTGTCGGAAGAACCTTAAAAGAAGCTTGTACAATAATCGATGATAGAATTCCATCCTCAAAAGGAGTGCTATGA
- the pstB gene encoding phosphate ABC transporter ATP-binding protein PstB: protein MVIIETKDLNLYYGENHALKNINIKINEKAITALIGPSGCGKSTFLRTLNRMNDLIENVKIEGKVYFEGKDVYKEIDVITLRKKIGMVFQKPNPFPMSIYDNVAYGPRIHGIKKKEVLDEIVENSLKKAYLWDEVKDRLKKSAFSLSGGQQQRLCIARVLAVEPEVILLDEPTSALDPISTLKIEELLEQLKKNYTIIIVTHNMQQAARISDFTGFFLNGELVEFDKTITIFNTPRDKRTEDYITGRFG, encoded by the coding sequence ATGGTAATAATAGAAACAAAGGATTTAAATCTATATTATGGTGAAAACCACGCTCTCAAAAATATAAACATAAAAATAAACGAAAAAGCTATAACCGCCCTAATAGGACCGTCTGGGTGTGGAAAATCTACTTTCTTGAGAACTCTAAATAGAATGAATGATCTTATTGAAAATGTTAAGATAGAAGGAAAGGTATATTTTGAAGGTAAGGATGTTTACAAAGAAATAGATGTAATTACGCTTAGGAAAAAGATTGGAATGGTATTTCAAAAACCCAATCCTTTCCCAATGAGCATATATGACAATGTAGCATATGGACCAAGAATTCATGGTATTAAAAAGAAAGAAGTACTTGATGAGATTGTAGAAAACAGTCTTAAAAAAGCCTATCTGTGGGATGAAGTAAAGGATAGGCTGAAAAAAAGTGCATTTTCGCTCTCTGGAGGTCAGCAGCAAAGACTCTGCATAGCAAGAGTTTTGGCGGTTGAACCTGAAGTAATTCTACTTGATGAGCCAACATCTGCCCTTGATCCTATTTCAACATTAAAAATAGAGGAACTTTTAGAACAGCTCAAGAAAAACTACACAATAATAATAGTCACTCATAATATGCAACAGGCTGCTCGAATTTCTGATTTCACAGGATTTTTCTTAAATGGAGAACTTGTAGAGTTTGACAAAACAATCACTATATTTAATACTCCCCGGGACAAAAGAACAGAGGACTATATTACCGGCAGGTTCGGATAA
- the hisC gene encoding histidinol-phosphate transaminase encodes MFKKRLENFSNYTTPQIECLVKADANENLLELPEELKNIILDTLKNSMLDLRFYPEINSQPLKEALARFYSLKSENFIVGNGSDQIIQLIIQACCEENDQVFFLYPSFTMYRITAELFGVGSCFFDITPHWEIDVEKVIDKIRVNERIKVIFIDTPNNPTGIVWSTENLKAVVEAFPSKLVVIDNAYGEYSNIDYIEFARRYNNTIIIKTFSKIGFAGIRCGYGIANESIIKNLHKVKPPYNVNVLTQHIAIKVLENFEKLKNNIQLIKDERDKMIQKLKEYYFVIRSEANFVTVVDEYADKIFEYLIANKILVKKFEVGDKKLLRITLGKPQDNDIIIENLIRFKKENAKDGSKSC; translated from the coding sequence ATGTTTAAAAAAAGATTAGAAAATTTTTCAAACTATACAACGCCCCAAATAGAATGTTTGGTCAAAGCGGATGCCAACGAAAATCTTCTTGAACTTCCTGAAGAGTTAAAAAATATAATTTTGGACACCTTAAAAAATAGCATGCTTGATTTGCGTTTTTATCCAGAAATCAATTCTCAACCACTTAAAGAAGCTTTAGCAAGGTTTTACAGTTTGAAAAGTGAAAATTTTATTGTAGGAAATGGATCGGATCAGATAATTCAGCTTATTATTCAAGCATGCTGTGAGGAGAATGACCAGGTATTTTTTCTATATCCTTCGTTTACGATGTATAGAATAACTGCTGAACTTTTTGGAGTTGGGTCCTGTTTTTTTGATATTACTCCCCACTGGGAAATTGACGTTGAAAAGGTGATTGATAAGATAAGAGTGAATGAGAGAATAAAAGTAATATTTATTGATACTCCAAATAATCCAACCGGGATTGTATGGAGCACTGAAAATTTAAAGGCTGTTGTGGAAGCATTTCCTTCAAAGCTTGTGGTAATTGACAATGCTTACGGTGAATACAGCAATATTGACTATATAGAGTTTGCAAGAAGATACAATAACACAATAATTATTAAAACCTTTTCTAAAATAGGTTTTGCGGGTATAAGATGTGGTTATGGCATTGCAAATGAAAGTATTATAAAAAACCTTCACAAAGTAAAACCGCCCTATAATGTCAATGTATTAACACAGCACATCGCTATCAAGGTTCTTGAAAATTTCGAAAAGCTAAAAAATAACATCCAGCTCATAAAAGATGAAAGAGATAAGATGATACAAAAACTTAAAGAATATTACTTTGTGATTCGGTCTGAAGCAAACTTTGTAACAGTTGTAGATGAGTATGCCGACAAAATATTTGAATATCTTATTGCAAACAAAATTCTTGTAAAAAAATTCGAGGTAGGGGACAAAAAACTTTTAAGAATTACATTGGGCAAGCCTCAAGATAATGATATAATAATAGAAAATCTCATTCGATTTAAAAAGGAGAACGCAAAAGATGGGTCAAAGAGTTGCTGA
- the hisG gene encoding ATP phosphoribosyltransferase encodes MITIALPKGRLAQQTVELLKRASLVDIDISEESRKLIMEDTQNSLRFLMVKPFDVPTYVEYGVADVGVVGKDVLLEMNKRVYELLDLKIGKCFVALAGPKGMSKLFLEKPDKTIATKFPNIAKEYFENVRGEDVKIIKLNGSVELAPILGLSDMIVDIVESGRTLKENGLEVYEKLYDISARLIANRASLKLKTQIEDIINRLEGMVEE; translated from the coding sequence ATGATCACTATAGCGTTGCCAAAGGGAAGATTAGCCCAGCAAACAGTTGAACTTTTGAAAAGAGCATCACTTGTAGACATTGATATATCTGAGGAAAGCAGAAAATTGATCATGGAAGACACTCAAAATTCTCTGCGTTTTCTCATGGTAAAACCTTTTGATGTACCCACTTATGTGGAATATGGAGTTGCAGATGTTGGTGTTGTGGGTAAAGATGTTCTGCTTGAAATGAATAAGAGAGTGTACGAACTTTTAGATTTAAAGATTGGGAAATGTTTTGTAGCCTTGGCAGGGCCTAAAGGGATGAGCAAACTGTTTTTAGAAAAGCCTGATAAAACAATTGCAACTAAATTTCCAAACATTGCTAAGGAATATTTTGAAAATGTTAGAGGAGAAGATGTAAAGATAATAAAACTCAACGGCTCGGTTGAACTTGCTCCTATTTTGGGGCTTTCAGACATGATAGTAGATATTGTGGAAAGTGGTAGGACTTTAAAAGAAAATGGACTTGAAGTGTATGAAAAGCTATACGACATCAGTGCTCGGCTTATTGCAAACAGGGCAAGTCTAAAATTGAAAACTCAGATAGAAGATATTATAAATCGTTTGGAAGGGATGGTTGAAGAGTGA
- the hisH gene encoding imidazole glycerol phosphate synthase subunit HisH, with product MKKIYIVDYGMGNLRSVQKAFEYIGFEAFVTSSKDEIEKAEAIVLPGVGAFDVAILNLERFGLVNVLKKKIKESVFLGICLGYQLLYEFSEEGSCEGLRIFKGEVKKFPQKENIKIPHMGWNRIKVKGNSKLLKGVDNQFVYFVHSYYVENKDKSIVSSVCEHGIEFDSSIESGNIFATQFHPEKSGEVGLQILKNFGGLL from the coding sequence GTGAAAAAGATATATATTGTGGACTATGGTATGGGAAACTTGAGAAGTGTACAAAAAGCATTTGAATACATAGGCTTTGAAGCTTTTGTTACGTCAAGCAAAGACGAAATTGAAAAAGCTGAAGCGATTGTTCTGCCAGGGGTAGGAGCATTTGATGTCGCTATTTTAAATCTTGAGAGATTTGGGCTTGTTAATGTTTTAAAAAAGAAAATAAAAGAGTCTGTATTTTTAGGTATATGCTTAGGTTATCAGCTCTTGTATGAATTTAGCGAAGAAGGCAGTTGTGAGGGTTTAAGAATTTTCAAGGGAGAGGTCAAAAAGTTTCCTCAAAAAGAGAACATCAAAATCCCCCACATGGGATGGAACAGGATAAAAGTTAAAGGAAATTCAAAGCTTTTAAAGGGTGTGGATAACCAGTTTGTGTATTTTGTTCATTCGTATTATGTGGAAAATAAAGATAAATCCATAGTATCTTCTGTTTGTGAGCATGGTATTGAGTTTGACTCTTCAATAGAAAGTGGCAATATATTTGCTACTCAGTTTCATCCTGAAAAAAGTGGGGAAGTAGGACTGCAAATACTTAAGAACTTTGGAGGTTTGTTATGA